A window of Fundulus heteroclitus isolate FHET01 unplaced genomic scaffold, MU-UCD_Fhet_4.1 scaffold_57, whole genome shotgun sequence genomic DNA:
AAGTCAAATGATTCAAAGTGAAGTCACGAGTCGTGTTCAAGTGAAGTACTAAGTATTCTGTTAGATCATTAGATGGagtctaaagtcattaaatgtgtgACTTAAGCCAAAGTCAATGAAAAGTCACATGACTTCTAAGTCCACACAGAAagacaggagaggaggaggttCCCTTTCAGTTATTTAAACAGAAGCCTGTTGTAGCGACTATCAACCACCTTTTTGTCGCTTCTGGGTGCGGGGAATCTGGAATTTAACGCGCTTACAAAATTATGTTAAAACCAGGAGATAATGTATGGGTGTTCCCATTTATTGAAGCAAGTTTCTATATGAACAAACTATCCAAACAATACGAGTGGCGGTCTTTACAAGTGAGATGGACAGGTAATTATGGAGAGTGTGGATATAACAGAATTTAACCAGTGGATGCAGGCTATTGTGTGCCAAAGAAAGCGGTAAAAACCGTATGACCTCCCGTCACCCAAATCCTTTCTGCCCTCTCATGTCGCACCTATAAAGCCTTCCCCTCCACACTGCCACCAGTGGTAGAGCAGAATATAGGTCAGTGTGTCAACCTAAACAAAACACCGCcacccaaaacaaataaaccagaaacaaacCATACCTAAACACCAACAACTATAAATGGCTCCTACACATCGGCCCCAATTGTGTAGACAGCACAATTCAACAAACATCAAAACAGGAGCCCCAGAAATATGTAGGCCCaagcattttccttttttttttcttaaatacagAGTCAAATGGCTTCTTGAAGAAGAAATATTTTGGAGATGGGTCTTTCCAgttgtcctgtttgtgtctTCAACTGTACAGCACGCACAAGTCCATGTTTATCTTGGGCTTGGTGGATTTTTGTATGATCTATAGCTGCCAAAGCCTCCCTTAATTCACACTCTGCACCAATAAAATTTGTGCCATTATCCAATCTCATTTGACGTACTGGACCTCTGCGACATACAAAACGCCTGATGGCATTGATGCAGGAGTCAGTTGTTAGCGAATGAGCCACCTCCAGATGTATGGCTCGGCTGGCCATGCATGTAAAGATAACACCGTATCTTTTAACCATAACGCGCCCTCTCTTGACCTCAATAGGCCCAAAATAGTCCACACCTACATTAGTAAATGGTGGGAATTCTGGGCAGACTCGTTCCTGTGGCATATCAGCCATTTTCTGCTCTGCTGGTTGTCCTCTGTGGCGTCTACATACAACACATTCGGATAATATCTTTCTGCAAGCTGAGTTGGCGCAAGTAATCCAGTATCTTTCTCTGAGAGCTGACAGCATATGATTTCTACCTGCATGACCAAGCTGCTGGTGCAGGTCTCTCAGAATTAGTTTGGATGCATGCTGGTCTTTAGAGAGGATCAAAGGATGTTTCTGTTCCTCAGGTAGGACTGAGCGACTAAGCCTACCCCCCACTCTCAATAAACCTTGATGTAGTACTGGATCGAGCCTGTAAATGTTGCTTGTGTTCTTGACAACAGATGCTCCACGTTGCAGATCTTTAATTTCCTCTCTGAAGCTGGCATGCTGGCTGTAACAGATGATGGCAACCTCTGCCTTAGAGATGTCCTTTACTGTAAGAACTTGTTTACAAATGGCAGCTCTGTTCTTTCTTATCTCCTCTTCTATCCTCCTAGGAGCTATAGAAGCGTCAACAGAGGGACCCATTGCCATCAACTCTTTCCTCTTCGTACTCATGCTGAGCAGAATATCCTTTAATTTGAGCAACCAAGCAACTGAAATCTTAAGTTTGGCCCAGCTTGAAAAATAATGGACAAACTTAGTAGTAGCATCATGTGGCTGTGTGTCAATGGCATTTATCAGAATATCCCTTTTCACCTCTGGGTCCTCAGAACAAACAGGCTGGGGTTCAAAGGGCTCTGGCCACTCCTGCTCGGGCCTTAGGAGGAAATCCGGGCCATTTATCCACCTCTTGCATGACATAAAGCTGTCGGCAGAAAGACCTCTGGAGGCCTCATCTGCTGGATTGGACTTAGAGCTGATGTACCTCCACTGAAACACATCGGTAGCCTCTCTTATTGCAGCCACTCTATTTGCAACGAAGGTGTGAAATCGTTTGGTATCATTACTGATGTATCTCAACACCGTCTGACTGTCCAGAAGCGTGAGCTATTCAGCTGGATAGAGAGCTCCCTTTTCAACATTCTGTCCACATTGACGGCCAAAACAGCGGCAGTGAGTTCAAGGTGGGGAATTGTTGTCTGCTTTATTGGAGCTACTCTAGCCTTTCCAAGCATGAATGCCAAATGCACATTTCCTCCTTCATCTTGTACCCTCAAATAAGACACTGTCCCATAACCATGGTCACTACCATCTGCAAAATGATGCAACTGGACAAGTAGACATCCTTTAAAACTATTTGCTTGATGCAACGCCTCACTTTAAACCCTGCTATTTTCTCCAGGTCCTGATACCATGATGACCAAAACCGTGACATAGACTGGGGAATAGGGTCATCCCAAGACAGATTTTGTCTGCATGCTTCCTGTAACAACCACTTAGGTAGCAAAGTGTAAGGTGCCAAGAAGCCAAGATGGTCATAGATTGAACTGACCATTGAGAGAATGCCACGCCTAGTGTGAGGCCATTTTTCCACAGCAAGTTCAAAGCTAAATGTATCACTCTCTGCACTCCAGCTGAGGCTCAGTGCTTTCTCCACAGGCAGCCTGTCTCGTTCCAGGTGAAGTTGTCTTGTTGGTTTGGAGCGCGTTTCCTCCGGAATGGTTGACAACACTACTCGGCTGTTGCTTGTCCATTTCAACAGCTGAAATCCTCCCTTTGAGCACAAATCAGTCAGGTGCACCACCAACTGTACTCCCTCTTGCTCTGTGGCCACAGACTTCAAACAGTCGTCAACATAAAATTTTTTGTAAATGGTGTCAGTCACATGCTTGTTGTAGCTGTTGATATTATCAGCTGCTGTCTTTCTTAGAGCATAATTGGCACAGTTTGGTGATGAGACAGCTCCAAAGATATGCACTTTCATCCTGTATTCGACTGGTTTGACTGATGTATCTCCTAATGGCCACCACAAGAAGCGGAGAAAATCCACATGTTTCTCTGACACCTTCACCTGATGAAACATAGCCTGGATGTCTGTCATCAATGCAATGTTCTCCTCTCGGAATCGGGTGAGCACAACAAACAGGGAATTGGTGAAATCCGGCCCCTGTAGCAGCTGGCTATTCAACGAGGTGCCTTTATAGCTTGCTCCACAATCAAACACCATTCGCAATGTCCTCTTCTTTGGGTGGTAAACTGTGATGGAGCAGATACCACACACCTCCATCCTTAGGTTCCAGCTGGTCATGGGGAACAACCTCAGCATAGCCTTTGTCAATTAGGTTGGTAACAAATGCTGTATATTCTTCCTTATAGGCCTTGTTCCTGTCAAATTTTCTTTTGAGACTTTGAATGCATTGCTCCACAATACATCGGTTATTGGGCATGACTGTATCATCCTTATTAAAGGGCAAATCCAAGTAGTAATGTCCATCTTGGATACAAGCTGATTGCTCCAATATTTCCATGAACTTCTTGTCCTCAATCGACAGTTCATGCTCCTCCTGCAGTGTCCTCTCACTGAACTCCATATTGTATTGAGACACCAACAGCTCCTCCAATTTGACAATGGAAATCCGATTAGTGTAAACAGTAGGAGAGCCTTTCTGACCACCATTTCCACTCCTTAAAGGTCCGTTCGTGACCCTACCTAATAGGGTTCTCACGGCATAGGGTCCATCACCTTTGCTGTTTATCTCCCATGGCTCCAGGAGCTTTGGTGCGTTTGTCCCAATCAAAAGCCCAACATCAGCATCCAATTCTGTGATcttaatatttttcaaatattccCATTTCTCAACATCTTGCTGATGGGGAATGTTGGTCCTTGAAACAGGAATGGTTTCTTGGGTGTAGACCTCTGGAAGCTCTATGAAGTTGTTTTCTTCCAGTTCAGAAATCTCCAGTCCAGAAACACAGTGGCTAGGCACCAATTTTGCTTGACCCATGGTGCACAGCAGAATATTAGTCCTTTTACTCTGTAGGTTTAGATGGTTCACGATCCCACTGGTGATGAAAGTGGCTGTACTCCCTGGATCTAAGAAGGCATAAGTCTGCAGCACCGTATCTCCTCTCTTAGACCTAACCTTAACTGGAACAATAGACAAAGTACAGTCATGGTTCCCGGCCCCAGTACAAGCACCAACCTGGTGAGACACAAACACACTACTTACTGATGGTTCTTCATTGTCTAAATGCAGAATAGTGGGGTGTTTGAGATAGCATTTGTCGCAGGTGAGCCGACTCTTACACTCCTTACTGATGTGGCCAACTTTGAAGCATCCAGAACATACTCCTTTCCCTCTCAGGAATTCAATATTCTCCTTATGAGAAATTCTTTGCAGTTCTTGACACTTTGATATTAGATGAGGCTGTTCGCAGTAAAGACAGGAGAATGAAGGAGGATTGTTTGGGACAATTGGCTGCTTGTAAAATGTTGGTGCAGAGGCACTATCCGGTGCTGAAAGTGATGTTACAAAGCTGCTGCCTTTGATGTTGGCCTTTAGTAAGGATTTAGTCTTAAATGGTCCTCTCATCACAGGGCTTGGCTTGGTGTCAGATATGTCTCCAAACAGTGGATGGGACAGGATTTTACTTGTTGTTCAAGAAAGTTGACCAAATCATTAAATGTGGCTCGGAAGCCTTGCCCCTCTTGTAGTTTACAAGCTGTTATTCTCCATCTTTCACGGAGCTTATAGGGCAACTTCATGATTACTTGTCTCATATGAGATAGAACGTTCAGCTCCTCCATGTACTGTATTTCTAACATGGCATTACATCAGCCACGTAAGAACAAGGCGAATTccttattattttaaataatttattacacactCAAAGTTAGGACTGTGCAAAAACACTCTTAACCATCTGTAAGGACACTTAAAGGTAAAGTATAACTAATAAATtggattttgatgattatttgtacatccattttgaatactcaatgcagataatcactacaaaatattttatttatattagtatcctcCACCTATTCTTAAGCTAATAACATAGCACATAATTCTGCTGCATATatactgagataattagatgttctttttgaaataatctttgtcaggaatcaccactgctatactagttgcttcactctttgtctttttattttcatgtatctatgtctacatgtgttgtcttttactttcctgtatctgtttattcacttgtgtgtaaatgcaccccagcaatcaaaaaaaaaaaaaaattgtaatgagaaattttacccactgctgcttttttttagatgctgctagcagagctggagaaaataaaaactaagcaggttgatgcagcatCAGAGCCCCCATCACTAACAAGttcatttgtgaaaccaacaaaagatgatgccatcaatctctcattcagtcgattttcaaaaagaccatgaaataattttattagtaactgcttatattacataataaccacaacaattttgtttacatgcatgttttagattttattctttcagcttgggtattttttttaactgccaacaGGTGACCTCTAAAAGGTAAAGTCATCTTCATGTCCTGGGGGTGGGAAGTGGGCCCTTATACAGCTGACTGCACACGAGGGTATCACAGCCCTGttatctttgcctaaatagtcccaacaccatctcacaaattgtctatagGCTATATGCTTATACTGTTGCTTGTATTGGGACCAAGCAACCTGCAACGTCCAAACATTTAGACACACCGCCTCCATGCCAGGATGGTCTGTGTcagggatttctccatccatctcctctctggcttcttcagtcttagcaacaaccaagctgatttcctggcaacagatgcactctctcacagaatccattattggcagtgagaacaggaacacctaaaaaataagatttattaattgtatatttgtatatgatttacacaccataactgatttgctaaattcactattaatgcatttatggtaagttggaaattgatttacatttcaggaaatatttaggcctcaatattactcagtgtatattttatttttgacttttgttatgcTAGTATGTAGGTAGCTTAATATTAATGTACAGATACTGTTTATAAAATGTTGTCAAGTGATTCTTTATGATAAGTAGTACCTCATCATTAGGCCTAACTAGGCCATgacataaattaatttttagttgtgaataaatgctcattcattttagtgatacattttgtcctcatctctttatttaagataagataagatagactttattgatctcacagtggagaaattcatgTGTCACTTCGGCtcaataaaagtgacaaaagaccgattatcttgacgattaaaataacacaaaacagcgcaagaagacctcgtttatttatttttattttataattttgtagacagctgacgattaaactaatgttacaaccttgatatgattatatgcgttgttttaccgaaaaatcaattataagcgccgtgaaaacggctgtaatgcgcgctcccgacaaaggggggggggggattatagATTTTCCCAGGGGAACagaatttcgcacaacaccggcattttagtcattaaatatctatggtgcctaaaagaaaatgtcaacaTACGAAAAGATATTTGAACTgtgtagttaaaagaaaaaacttgtcCTACCATTCATCTAATCTCCTGACGGCCAATCTCCGCTCCTTGTCTGACTCGCTGTTGTTCGTCTGctgccttctcttcatctgaaacGTCTGGGTCAAACATGTGAGGCtccagacacaaatattcttcctccGATACATCAGAATGGTCTCCTGGTAGGAATCGCTCGGTTGAAGTCGAAATTTTGCTTTCAGATTTCTCGTTTTGGCTATTGCATGTAGTGCAGTATTCCGCCGTGTTGAGATGAATGCTCCCGTTCTGACGTCACGACTTCCGGGTTGGAGGGCGCTTGAAAAGTGATTAGAATCTTTTCCGATTTtctcttaaaggtatactatgcagccggggttgattttccagcgaggctccccccagagggcgaaagtaaaagtgcactgtcgtaaagatgctcagctgttctggttctggttcaagccaggcgcggttgttttgagcttagcagataggcgaacgcaacgaaaagtggaaaaaacggcagtacaaacaatgactaacacagtgaaggtatgaacatcaagcttcccgcagcgctatcttggcgaggcggcgccaagccgcggccgccgcctcgccaagccgcaacagccgcctcgccagttttattattattattatttttttttttatgttggcgagaagCTACCGCCActgcctcgccaagccgcggccgcagccgccgccgccgcggcagcgtctcgccaacataaaaaagaacaaataataataattataataataataataataaaactcaatatgcttgcatgtttatttgacgttaacacgcggttctttgttgttgctttcgcgcgtgcatatagtgaatggcagggcaaaaacacatggagttctcgccgtaaagcgagacttctgtgggtgcgggccgagggctcttgcaatagCTGGGTTTCAGTCACGTGATGATTATGACGCGGCCAGGGGGCGCGATTTCAGATAGAGGGCAGGAAGTCTATGAAGCCAGCGTAAACATGGAGGACACCGTTACCGAGAGCCCGTATTGTATGGAGTTAGAGCCTATATCAAGACATAGATACAAGGAGTTAATTAATAGATATGTTGGACGTGACCCGTACCTCATGAAGATGTGTGAATTTTCGGTGGACCTTAAAGATTTGCCGACAGTGGAGACCGTTGATATAACAAACTATCTGGTCCTTCAGACATCGTTCTACACTAAACAGCAAATGAAGGCCTATAAAAGTATGGAGGCATATAGCTTCTTTGTCTGCGGGTGGGTCCACAACCTCGGCACCAAACGTCTCCACGACGATAATACTTTAGTCTTCGCCAGGGTGAGTGTTTGttcttatattgttttatgtgttaaaaGATGCTAGCGTTAGCGGTAGCGGCTATAGTGAACGATCATCAACGGTCATGCTTGCAACACATCTTAACAACAACGTTAGGCAATATGCATTGAAATCACTGAACTGGCTCTACACATCCAATACTAAGtaataatttctttttcatgttttgcatgTGTACTGTTTACAGTTATGGATGCAAACATGAGGCACAAGCCAGAGGAGCATATGAGAAGCTGATGGGTCGGGAGCATGCAGGCTTCTCTTGTATGGACAGTGGTCTCTGGCTGAACCCCAAGTGGCCATACATGCTTGTGACTGTCACGGAACTGGCATCTGCGAAATGAAGGTGATAATACAGTCTCTGTTGTAGTAAAGTCCCTAAATCTTCGAGTCTAAagtccaggggtccgttcttcgtacgtcgctaactcagttagctggatttgattgttgacgatttggcatgatcttggattgtttggttcttcaaaagacatcctgcacttgttgtcatagcaacatgtgtgcaagcttaagcctgctcgctaacaggcttatttcatgtaaacaggattagatcacgcCTGTATAaacggaggagatagggaagtctgtgcaGCCATGTCGTCCGTTTTTACGACGGCAACCTGTTacagaaggtgcaagaataatttgcagagttttatAAATTAATCGTGTATTCAATTGCgtaatagacaggatcctttagcgcagcgcgacagtgtaattgtagagagatatttcttggtggctgttataaacagacatacatcatttaacagtggcttttaaagaggaaaaagtggtgttggagccataaatataaaatatttaagttatttgtatgatggtttgctttttatttttatcatattcagtaagaataaactttattgtgaagtttgaaaggcttgcttcctgtcgagccgtatattgtattagaaaaaactatggatggattatctagacacggagcaatacagttttaccgtgtaaactgtgtatgacttggaaaaggaaaaacttcattttttatagagTTTGCACACGTCCTTTACTTCCCTTAAccctaaaatgcaaaaattcatgctgtagaatgtgatagaaacatctaccatggacagtatttacgcattaatttgtctgctgctttttgccagccctctctcctggctttaacatattttgaggtgttttaattaatgactcaaattcggcataaccttccattaaaagctcttgttctgcttgagagaaaaactgtgggcgttctttggccatgctgaacacccagtagcagcgctgctgatcattgtttctactatcgatacatttccccttttaaacaaacgcatgaacgcgcagttgtctcagataactcaatccagccatactaatcataaacaacaggtgtgttggaagaacccaattagccggatcatgattagccggatgaagtcatcttggatgtctcatttgatcttggatgttttaagcaacttacgaagaacggacccctgaacTGAGCAAAAAAGCCGAaaattattagaaatattttctaATCTATTGTTCACATGTCCTTCTCACTGTGATTTTAGTGTCCATACTCTTACCAAGATGAAGCCAATCTACGTTTGTGTGCTGGGAGAAAGGGCTTCTGCCTTATCAACGATGGGGATCATGTCATGCTGGACCGGAGTCATGATTACTACTTCCAAGTGAAGCACAGCTTCACATTGTAGATGCAGAGTACTGTGACTTTGTTGTGTGGAACCGCAATGACATTTTTGTGGAAAGGATTTTGCCTGATTCTGAACTTTGGGATGATGTGATTCCTAAagttgagtattttttttagaaaaagtgTACTTCCAGAAATACTGGGACAGCAAGTTACAAACgtacatgtgtaatgtgatgaaAGAATGTTTACTGTAAAAATTAAATGCCATTGATAAGATGAATAACACATGGTAGTTTATTTACAAGATTGGATTTGTCAGCAATTGCCTTTATACCCCTCTTAAAAGACCTAAAACTATCATTacatttcaaaacatatttaaattacattacataTTTACAGATTGATGTGTGTCAGGGCTCAGGTACTGGACTGACTGATTATCCTTACCCCCCTCCTCCTTACTCCAATGGGACGACAGACTGAGAAAGATTAGACAAGACACAGCAAATAACCCCAATCTTGTCAATCAATGCTAGTGCCTCACCTGGTTTTGTTGCCATGTGCTCTATGGGCATAGCCCTGCTTTGCAGAATCTGATATTTTCTTCTGACTAAACCGATGATTCTCTCAACATGAATACGCAAATTAGCTATTTTTCTAGTTTCTGCCACCTCATACGCTGACAGCTGTTTTCTCCCCTTGGTAAATGCAGGTATCTGTAGTGAAGCACAGTAAAATCCCACACTGTCGCCAATATTGAACCCACGGTCTGCTAGAACAATATCTCCAGGTAACAGGTTATTTAGGAGGCCACTCTCTATTGTGATCTGTTTATCACTGACTCTCCCTCCCCAGGCACAAGATATGTAAGTGACATAGCCTTGGGGTGCAACAGGGTGGGCAGAGATATCTTAAACCTGAAAGCTAAATCTTTCAGTTGGAGATTTAGTCTCAGACTcagtaaaactaaaattaactgTTCAAATTTTGACAGCACAGACATAGGACCAGAGGGAATGTAGGGTTCACACAGCTCAAAAATCTGCATTAAAATTAAGAAGTTGGGGAGGCCTGTGTAGAACTTTGTcttgtcttcatttttttcaaagGACTCCTGGTTGAACTGTGTGTCCAGTGCTTTGGTTCGAAGATCTCCCAGCTCTGTTGTGATCTGTCCCAGAACATCCTCCATCTTCTCAATGTCATCCATGGTTAGCTCAGTCTGGCATCCGGCATCTGCATAGGCTGCAATATAGCAGTGGGGAGCATAATTAGTTAATTCATAAAACTGTATTATGTGAATTGCTGTGAAGTTATCTTTTTGACAACCTTTTTACAAGCATGCAAGTTCTCTGGCCCAATTATACAGGTTGATTTTCTGACAATCACATTTgtaacatttaataataatgctGTTTACACATCTTAGTACAATAATTTACCTAGATCATTTAATGTCCCATTGTCCCCACTGCTGCCTTCTGATTGTGGGTTGTCAGCTGGCTGCTTCGGTTCAGAGCAGTCGCCTGTCTGCGTTAGATCGGAGCTCATACCCAGGCTCTCAGCTGTCTTTTGGAGATCCAACATTGCCTCTGCACATTCCGACCGGCTTTGTTGATCTTCTTTGAGCTTCATCCTCTTCTCTCGTTGAAGAGAGGCTTCCGATTTGGGCTTAGTTTTTTGGTAACCGAGGTTTACCGTCGGAGCCCAGTCTACCGACTCAACGTCACCCAAAGCGCTAGGACAGCCTAAACAGTCCCAATGAAGTTAATCATTACTAAGTAAATGAGCATTTAACGTCAACCTTATGCTATataaacacaaccacaaaaacAAGTTAGCTAGCTAACATAACGTTATAGCTTACCTCCGACGAAGTGGTCACTGCAGACACGGGCGTTGGCAGACTCTGCTCCTCCAGACCGCAGACGTAAGTTTAATATCCATTTTTTACAGCGTTGTTCTGTGagctttttacagttttcaccTTTATGGACAACAATCTTTGGTACTCTGTAAAAGCTCTTTTCCTTTTCTCGGTTCGAACGATTGGAGCAGCCGTAAACTACACAAAACATAGGCATTATTTCAGACGGCCGATCCTCAGCTAATTCACTTCCTGCCCTCCATCTGAATTTCGCGGTATCGCGCAGCAGCACTGTGACGTCACGTGAAACCAAGctattgcaagtgcggtatttcccccagagacccccagggcggccgggaaaacctttgttcgacctgaaatgactcatttaatcatccaaaacggtatggaacacattacttaactgaaaaatgttgcatagtatgcctttaaatgtgaaaaagaaa
This region includes:
- the LOC118561140 gene encoding uncharacterized protein LOC118561140, producing MPMFCVVYGCSNRSNREKEKSFYRVPKIVVHKGENCKKLTEQRCKKWILNLRLRSGGAESANARVCSDHFVGGCPSALGDVESVDWAPTVNLGYQKTKPKSEASLQREKRMKLKEDQQSRSECAEAMLDLQKTAESLGMSSDLTQTGDCSEPKQPADNPQSEGSSGDNGTLNDLAYADAGCQTELTMDDIEKMEDVLGQITTELGDLRTKALDTQFNQESFEKNEDKTKFYTGLPNFLILMQIFELCEPYIPSGPMSVLSKFEQLILVLLSLRLNLQLKDLAFRFKISLPTLLHPKAMSLTYLVPGEGESVINRSQ